In Trichocoleus desertorum NBK24, the following are encoded in one genomic region:
- the hisA gene encoding 1-(5-phosphoribosyl)-5-[(5-phosphoribosylamino)methylideneamino]imidazole-4-carboxamide isomerase, which translates to MDVIPAIDLLEGRCVRLYQGDYAQSQVFDENPVAVARQWAEQGAPRLHLVDLDGAKAGHPVNLPVIEAIVQAVDVPIQVGGGLRDRQSVANLLATGVQRAILGTVAVEQPDLVAQLCQEFPGQIVVGIDARNGKVATRGWLETSEVLATELAQRMAQLGAAAIIYTDIHRDGTLQGPNIDALRELANAIAIPVIASGGVSSVSDLLSLLALEPSGVTGAIVGRAIYTGDVDLKEALRAVGQGRWQDVPPDFGTSAFA; encoded by the coding sequence ATGGATGTGATTCCAGCCATTGATCTGCTAGAAGGTCGCTGTGTTCGGCTGTACCAGGGCGACTACGCCCAATCACAAGTGTTTGATGAGAATCCAGTTGCAGTAGCGCGGCAGTGGGCGGAACAAGGCGCACCTCGATTGCACTTGGTTGATTTAGATGGAGCCAAAGCTGGGCATCCGGTCAATTTGCCAGTGATCGAGGCCATTGTACAAGCGGTAGATGTGCCCATTCAAGTGGGGGGTGGTTTGCGCGATCGCCAGAGCGTAGCCAATCTCCTAGCCACAGGGGTGCAACGCGCCATTTTAGGCACTGTGGCCGTGGAGCAACCAGATCTAGTAGCACAGCTCTGTCAAGAATTTCCCGGTCAGATTGTGGTGGGGATTGATGCCCGCAATGGCAAGGTAGCAACTCGTGGTTGGCTCGAAACTTCAGAAGTCTTAGCCACAGAGTTGGCACAGCGTATGGCCCAACTGGGCGCGGCTGCAATTATCTACACCGATATTCACCGTGACGGTACGTTGCAAGGGCCAAATATCGACGCGCTACGGGAATTAGCCAATGCGATCGCCATCCCTGTAATTGCATCAGGTGGCGTCAGTTCGGTGAGCGATCTATTGAGCTTACTGGCGCTAGAACCCTCCGGGGTGACAGGGGCGATCGTGGGTCGAGCCATTTACACCGGAGACGTGGATTTGAAGGAAGCCTTACGAGCGGTGGGGCAAGGACGCTGGCAGGATGTTCCTCCTGATTTTGGCACCTCAGCTTTTGCCTAA
- the rlmB gene encoding 23S rRNA (guanosine(2251)-2'-O)-methyltransferase RlmB, which translates to MAAKKNYSKDRGRADEGKGSQSQGPSRDKPGDKSRRPTPKDASRSQSPRLRAKPASDRPVGKDLDRRGADRSEPRARPSVGGDFKPPRQRSDQPNRNFESRDRGEKPQRSERPDRSFGDRNRGTEGRDRNFAGGERKERPDRNFASSERKERSDRNFGDRNRGTEGRDRNESRGRSFEGRDRNFGGRERSFEGRDRGTGETSTRPDTESEENDLIYGRHPVLAALENQRQLNRIWITPRLRYDPRFHTVLLQAKANGTVIDEVEPQRLSYLVPGANHQGVVAQVAPYEYVELGDLIDRAKAATTQPLLVVADGITDPHNLGAIIRTAEALGAQGLVIPQRRASGITSTVKKVAAGALETFPVSRVVNLARALEELKTAEFWIYGTAAEASQPIPAVKFSGPIVLVIGSEGEGLSLAVQRCCDVLVSIPLAGKTPSLNASVAAGMVLYEIYRQRHGTSFDFANLPNKEGIEKRNATEYNKV; encoded by the coding sequence ATGGCTGCCAAGAAGAATTACTCTAAAGACCGGGGTAGAGCCGATGAGGGCAAGGGTTCCCAGTCTCAAGGCCCCTCAAGAGACAAGCCAGGAGACAAGAGCCGCCGACCGACCCCGAAGGATGCCTCTCGCAGCCAGAGTCCTCGTTTGCGTGCAAAACCAGCTAGCGATCGCCCTGTCGGAAAAGACCTCGATCGCAGAGGCGCAGACAGATCAGAACCTAGAGCTAGACCCTCGGTAGGTGGCGACTTTAAACCGCCTCGGCAACGTTCAGATCAGCCTAACCGCAATTTTGAAAGCCGCGATCGCGGGGAAAAACCCCAACGCAGTGAAAGACCTGATCGCAGCTTTGGAGATCGCAATCGAGGTACAGAGGGTCGCGATCGCAACTTTGCAGGTGGTGAGCGCAAGGAAAGACCCGATCGTAATTTTGCAAGCAGTGAGCGCAAGGAAAGATCCGATCGCAACTTTGGAGATCGCAATCGAGGTACAGAGGGTCGCGATCGTAATGAGAGCCGCGGGCGTAGCTTTGAAGGGCGTGACCGCAACTTTGGAGGACGTGAGCGGAGCTTTGAAGGGCGCGATCGCGGCACTGGCGAGACCTCAACCAGACCTGATACTGAGTCGGAAGAGAACGACTTGATCTATGGTCGGCACCCAGTGCTGGCAGCACTGGAAAACCAGCGCCAACTCAATCGGATTTGGATTACTCCCCGATTGCGCTACGACCCCCGTTTTCATACAGTCCTACTGCAAGCAAAAGCCAACGGCACCGTTATTGATGAAGTAGAGCCACAACGCCTCAGCTACCTAGTTCCGGGGGCAAATCATCAAGGTGTCGTTGCCCAGGTAGCACCTTATGAGTATGTAGAGTTAGGCGATTTGATCGACCGAGCCAAAGCCGCAACGACTCAACCCTTGTTGGTTGTAGCAGATGGCATTACAGATCCCCACAATTTGGGAGCCATTATTCGGACGGCAGAAGCCCTAGGAGCACAAGGCTTAGTGATCCCGCAACGCCGAGCTTCGGGCATCACCTCGACTGTGAAGAAAGTAGCAGCAGGCGCTTTAGAAACATTTCCAGTTTCTAGGGTAGTGAATCTGGCCCGTGCTCTAGAAGAACTTAAAACTGCGGAATTCTGGATTTACGGTACTGCTGCTGAGGCTAGTCAGCCTATTCCAGCGGTGAAGTTTTCTGGCCCGATCGTGTTGGTTATTGGTTCAGAAGGGGAAGGTTTAAGTTTGGCGGTGCAGCGGTGTTGTGATGTTTTAGTCTCAATTCCCCTAGCCGGAAAAACTCCTAGCCTCAATGCTTCTGTAGCCGCAGGCATGGTGCTCTATGAAATTTACCGACAGCGGCATGGAACTTCCTTCGATTTCGCGAATTTGCCTAATAAAGAAGGAATTGAAAAAAGAAATGCAACAGAGTATAACAAAGTGTGA
- a CDS encoding DUF4303 domain-containing protein, with amino-acid sequence MQLNFDYAKLKHALISATAQAFAQFQEVAQTESPYVFGLYICREGTSITPTANTEVGLTWLSQEYARKYGKPRNLYQQSLRWSPWDWAYHTQGQAFYAEVEDLLESTWSEADCRYFLEAEKVFQVCREALAQLDRGAIFGTGRGREALLLNLFKSDQSQAQLLQEARYLNSPKACDRFATELHQGQTVFFQKSR; translated from the coding sequence ATGCAACTGAATTTCGATTATGCAAAGCTGAAACATGCTTTGATCTCTGCTACAGCTCAAGCATTTGCCCAGTTTCAGGAAGTTGCCCAAACTGAGTCTCCCTACGTTTTTGGCCTCTACATTTGCCGAGAAGGCACCTCTATTACACCGACCGCCAATACAGAGGTAGGGCTGACTTGGCTGTCCCAAGAATATGCTCGGAAGTACGGAAAGCCGAGAAATTTGTATCAACAAAGTTTGCGCTGGTCGCCCTGGGACTGGGCCTACCACACTCAAGGCCAAGCCTTTTATGCTGAGGTGGAAGACCTTCTAGAAAGTACTTGGTCTGAGGCAGATTGCCGATACTTTCTAGAAGCTGAAAAAGTGTTTCAGGTTTGCCGAGAAGCTTTAGCACAACTCGATCGCGGAGCTATTTTTGGCACAGGTCGCGGGCGTGAAGCGCTACTGCTCAATTTGTTCAAAAGCGACCAAAGTCAGGCCCAGCTCTTGCAAGAAGCTCGCTACCTTAATAGCCCCAAGGCTTGCGATCGCTTTGCCACCGAACTGCACCAAGGACAAACCGTTTTCTTTCAGAAATCCCGTTAG
- the carA gene encoding glutamine-hydrolyzing carbamoyl-phosphate synthase small subunit, producing MALSAPQPALLVLADGSVYRGWSFGAPGTTIGEVVFNTGMTGYQEVLTDPSYCGQIVTFTYPELGNTGVNPEDDESARPQVRGAIARNICPRPSNWRSTQSLPDYLKEHNIPGIYGIDTRALTRKLRSAGAMNGAISTEILDPTELLEQVQNAPSMAGLNLVSEVTTSAIYEWSDPTSSVWEFSPGAQNDESSSPLLTVVALDFGIKRNILRRLASYGCRVVVVPADTPPDEIMKYNPDGIFLSNGPGDPAAVTEGIATTKALLTSQKPIFGICMGHQILGLSLGAETFKLKFGHRGLNQPAGLKQRIEITSQNHGFAIDPASLPDADVEITHLNLNDRTVAGLRHKSLPLFSVQYHPEASPGPHDADYLFEQFVQSMQAVKANSDRSTAVAAEATP from the coding sequence ATGGCTCTTTCTGCCCCTCAACCTGCTCTTTTAGTTCTTGCGGATGGTTCAGTTTACCGGGGATGGTCTTTTGGTGCGCCTGGGACCACCATTGGCGAAGTTGTATTTAACACAGGCATGACAGGTTATCAAGAGGTTTTGACCGATCCCAGCTATTGCGGTCAAATTGTTACCTTCACTTATCCTGAGTTGGGAAATACTGGCGTAAACCCTGAAGATGATGAATCTGCACGGCCTCAGGTACGAGGGGCGATCGCTCGCAATATTTGCCCACGTCCTAGCAATTGGCGATCGACCCAATCCCTTCCGGACTACCTTAAGGAACACAACATTCCAGGCATTTATGGCATTGATACCCGCGCTCTGACTCGCAAGCTTCGTTCCGCTGGGGCCATGAATGGCGCCATCTCAACCGAGATTCTTGACCCCACTGAGCTATTGGAGCAGGTACAAAACGCACCTAGCATGGCTGGACTCAACTTGGTGAGCGAAGTTACTACCTCCGCTATTTACGAATGGTCTGACCCCACATCTTCAGTGTGGGAGTTTAGCCCCGGCGCTCAGAATGACGAGAGTAGTTCGCCCCTATTGACTGTGGTTGCACTCGACTTCGGCATTAAGCGCAACATTTTGCGTCGTCTAGCGAGTTATGGTTGCCGTGTGGTTGTGGTTCCGGCGGATACTCCTCCAGACGAAATCATGAAATACAATCCAGACGGAATTTTCCTCTCGAATGGACCGGGTGATCCAGCGGCAGTGACCGAAGGAATTGCCACGACCAAGGCACTCTTAACTAGTCAAAAACCTATTTTTGGCATTTGCATGGGTCACCAAATCTTGGGGTTGTCGTTAGGGGCAGAAACTTTCAAGCTGAAGTTCGGCCATCGCGGGTTAAATCAACCTGCGGGTTTAAAGCAGCGAATCGAGATTACCAGTCAAAATCATGGCTTTGCGATCGATCCCGCCTCTCTGCCAGATGCTGATGTGGAAATTACTCACCTCAACCTTAACGATCGCACTGTGGCAGGTCTCCGTCACAAATCCTTACCTCTGTTCTCAGTGCAGTACCATCCCGAAGCCAGCCCTGGCCCTCATGATGCAGACTATCTGTTTGAGCAGTTTGTTCAGTCCATGCAAGCTGTTAAGGCGAATAGCGATCGCTCTACAGCCGTAGCAGCCGAGGCAACCCCTTAG
- a CDS encoding GAF domain-containing sensor histidine kinase, protein MTSLSSKQIVLEDILITHRLLGPVSRLPNFQAENTALHSLARQMVDQPSTMLRQLVQMALELCHAGTAGVSLLETTETGEIIFRWACLAGGLAAYEKGSTPRHFSPCGTCLDRGAPQLYSYPERYFTYFQQAKPTIVEGLVIPLLAQGQPLGTIWIVSHDQHRHFDAEDVRVMTSLADFTAAALFNSQARYVAEAAAAQDQAARCAAEMANRTKDEFLSTVSHELRTPMTNIKMAIQMLKVAKHAEQRDRYMQILSNECDREIELINDLLDFQRLEAGAVSVELESLQLQDWLPCILAPFQERAKERQQNLKLDIPADLPPLLSVENGLERIVAELLNNACKYTPMGGEIVVSARAIALASRFKESDQIELTIQNSGCEIPESALAHIFEKFYRVPSHDPWKQGGTGLGLALVEKLVELLNGQIRVESRANQVIFKVTLPGQELNETN, encoded by the coding sequence ATGACTTCTTTGTCCTCGAAGCAAATTGTCTTAGAAGATATTCTGATCACGCACAGGTTGTTGGGGCCAGTCTCCAGACTGCCAAACTTTCAGGCAGAGAATACGGCTCTCCACAGCTTAGCTAGACAAATGGTGGATCAGCCTTCCACCATGCTGAGGCAACTGGTTCAGATGGCTTTGGAGCTTTGCCACGCCGGAACAGCAGGGGTGAGTTTGCTAGAGACCACCGAGACTGGTGAAATTATTTTTCGTTGGGCCTGTTTGGCAGGAGGCTTAGCAGCTTACGAGAAAGGGTCAACTCCCCGTCACTTTAGCCCTTGCGGCACTTGCTTAGATCGAGGTGCGCCCCAGCTATATTCTTATCCCGAACGCTATTTCACCTACTTTCAGCAAGCTAAACCAACCATTGTTGAAGGATTGGTGATTCCGCTGCTAGCTCAGGGCCAACCTTTAGGCACCATTTGGATTGTCTCCCATGATCAGCACCGCCACTTTGATGCTGAAGATGTGCGAGTCATGACCAGTTTGGCAGACTTTACAGCAGCTGCTTTATTTAATTCTCAAGCTCGCTATGTTGCCGAAGCCGCTGCGGCTCAAGATCAAGCCGCTCGGTGTGCGGCAGAAATGGCAAACCGAACCAAGGATGAGTTTTTGTCCACCGTCTCTCATGAACTACGCACCCCAATGACCAACATCAAAATGGCAATTCAGATGTTGAAGGTGGCTAAACATGCAGAGCAACGCGATCGCTACATGCAAATCTTGAGCAACGAGTGCGATCGCGAAATAGAACTCATCAACGATCTACTAGACTTTCAGCGGTTGGAAGCGGGGGCTGTCTCGGTAGAGCTAGAAAGTTTGCAGCTACAAGACTGGCTCCCCTGCATCTTGGCACCCTTTCAAGAACGAGCCAAAGAACGCCAACAAAATTTGAAGCTAGACATCCCAGCGGATCTCCCACCCCTGCTCTCAGTGGAGAATGGTTTAGAGCGCATTGTGGCAGAACTGCTGAATAATGCTTGCAAATATACCCCAATGGGGGGCGAGATCGTCGTGAGTGCACGGGCGATCGCTTTAGCTTCTAGATTTAAAGAGTCAGATCAAATCGAACTCACGATTCAAAACTCTGGTTGTGAAATTCCTGAGTCAGCCTTAGCTCACATCTTTGAGAAGTTTTATCGAGTCCCCAGCCATGACCCTTGGAAACAGGGGGGTACAGGTTTGGGGCTAGCTTTAGTAGAGAAGCTGGTAGAACTGCTCAATGGCCAGATTAGAGTTGAGAGTCGAGCAAATCAAGTCATTTTTAAAGTGACGTTGCCAGGGCAAGAGCTAAATGAAACGAACTAA
- a CDS encoding ribonuclease III domain-containing protein yields the protein MKAEEDCVEILDAQAAQDMASPVNLLPVIALSAAQMKGISPGALAYLGDAVYELYIRALYLVPPQRLQSYHHRVVAQVRAESQAQHLRSLEALLTSEELEILRRGRNAASGRPKRVDPGIYQQATSLEALMGYLYLTNPQRLAYLLAQLKLDPTLEE from the coding sequence GTGAAAGCAGAGGAAGATTGCGTAGAAATTTTGGATGCTCAGGCAGCTCAAGACATGGCTAGCCCAGTTAACCTTCTGCCCGTTATCGCACTGTCAGCCGCACAAATGAAAGGCATTTCTCCTGGGGCGTTAGCCTATCTAGGAGATGCAGTTTACGAACTGTATATTCGCGCTTTATATCTTGTCCCCCCGCAGCGCTTACAAAGCTATCATCATCGAGTCGTGGCACAGGTTAGAGCAGAAAGCCAGGCTCAACATCTGCGATCGCTAGAGGCTTTACTGACCAGCGAAGAGTTAGAAATCCTGCGACGAGGACGTAACGCTGCTTCTGGGCGACCTAAGCGAGTTGATCCAGGAATTTATCAGCAAGCAACCAGTTTGGAAGCGTTAATGGGCTATTTGTACCTCACTAATCCTCAACGCTTGGCTTACTTGCTGGCTCAATTGAAACTAGACCCAACGCTAGAGGAGTAG
- a CDS encoding diacylglycerol kinase family protein — MKRASLIMNPVSGTDEPNPMKLPDLLAALEAEDIRADLAFTKPDESPALLAQRAVEEAYDMVIVGGGDGTVSEVAKGLIRAPIPLGIVPIGTYNNIARSLNIPTDMAQACQVIAQGQIKTIDVGQANDDNEHYFFEAAGVGLDAALFPLGEEVKGGQWGRMLQAARLAIGYQPQRLRIELDRPLAKAMIRTALPKRFLRRQLATRSEFQLRALLVVIANGPYYGTGFTVAPDAVMDDGLLTVSVYRKFSKWELVRHFWSISRGQYYYSPKIETYQVAKVRLTSIAKLPVHIDGHQIGELPVTFQVVKQALKVLVPAEASV; from the coding sequence GTGAAGCGTGCAAGTTTGATCATGAATCCGGTTTCCGGGACTGATGAGCCTAATCCCATGAAGTTGCCCGATCTCCTAGCGGCCTTGGAAGCAGAAGACATTCGGGCTGACCTTGCCTTCACCAAACCAGACGAATCTCCAGCCCTGCTAGCCCAACGAGCGGTGGAAGAAGCCTATGACATGGTGATCGTAGGAGGTGGGGATGGTACGGTCAGCGAAGTTGCTAAAGGGTTAATTCGCGCTCCGATTCCCCTGGGCATAGTCCCCATCGGCACCTACAACAACATTGCCCGTAGTCTCAACATACCCACAGATATGGCCCAAGCCTGTCAAGTCATCGCCCAAGGGCAAATTAAGACTATTGATGTTGGGCAAGCCAATGACGACAATGAGCACTACTTTTTTGAGGCGGCTGGAGTGGGGCTGGATGCCGCGCTGTTTCCTTTAGGGGAAGAGGTAAAGGGTGGGCAATGGGGACGCATGCTGCAAGCTGCTCGCTTAGCAATTGGTTATCAACCTCAACGGCTAAGAATCGAGTTAGATCGTCCCTTGGCAAAAGCAATGATTCGCACCGCCCTCCCTAAACGATTTTTGCGCCGTCAGCTCGCAACTCGTAGTGAATTTCAGCTCCGAGCCTTGCTAGTTGTAATTGCCAACGGCCCCTATTATGGAACTGGATTTACAGTTGCCCCTGATGCAGTTATGGATGATGGTCTGCTGACCGTCAGCGTTTACCGAAAATTTAGCAAATGGGAACTCGTGCGCCATTTTTGGTCCATTAGTCGCGGGCAGTACTACTACAGCCCCAAGATTGAAACTTACCAAGTGGCAAAGGTGCGTCTCACTTCGATCGCCAAGCTACCTGTTCATATTGATGGGCATCAGATTGGGGAATTGCCCGTGACGTTCCAAGTGGTGAAACAGGCACTAAAAGTGCTCGTCCCTGCGGAAGCAAGCGTTTAA
- a CDS encoding TIGR02281 family clan AA aspartic protease, with translation MPKPFSSRAILLIASAVLTLVSAACSDSSIKSSTQSQSEPTPASTTGAIPSLPTDPSPVVIAEPTPPPTPQVDPFEFALDRAASAASIGASAQSQDDWKLVVSQWQDAIALLKKVPNSSPYQLLVKEKISEYQEQLAYAKQQASKPDGSNQPAPESIIALAPPPMPQPVEAARSNVATRPAPPAPTQERVFTAPIKRREGGTPVIDVTFNGNQTFEMIVDTGASGTLITQQMAIAMGVKPVTKALVDTASQKGVEIPVGFVDSIEVDGAVARNVSVAIAGPDLGTGLLGHDFFGNFDVTIRRDMVEFRVR, from the coding sequence ATGCCAAAGCCTTTTTCGTCGAGAGCAATTTTGCTGATTGCATCGGCTGTCTTAACGCTGGTTAGTGCAGCTTGTAGCGATTCATCGATTAAATCCTCCACGCAGAGCCAGTCAGAGCCTACCCCTGCCTCAACTACTGGAGCGATCCCCTCCTTACCCACTGACCCCTCCCCAGTCGTAATTGCAGAGCCTACCCCTCCGCCCACTCCACAAGTAGACCCTTTTGAGTTTGCTCTCGATCGCGCTGCGAGTGCCGCTAGTATTGGAGCATCTGCCCAATCTCAAGATGACTGGAAGTTGGTCGTGAGCCAGTGGCAAGACGCGATCGCCCTGCTCAAGAAGGTGCCAAACTCCAGCCCTTACCAACTGCTGGTCAAAGAAAAGATCAGCGAATATCAGGAGCAACTGGCCTACGCTAAACAACAAGCCAGCAAACCAGACGGCAGTAACCAGCCAGCGCCTGAAAGTATCATTGCCCTAGCCCCCCCTCCGATGCCGCAACCTGTAGAAGCGGCTCGCTCTAATGTCGCGACTCGGCCTGCCCCACCTGCTCCCACCCAAGAACGGGTCTTTACAGCTCCGATCAAACGACGAGAAGGCGGAACTCCTGTGATTGATGTCACCTTTAACGGCAATCAAACGTTCGAAATGATTGTCGATACAGGCGCAAGCGGCACCTTGATTACTCAGCAAATGGCGATCGCAATGGGTGTCAAACCTGTGACTAAAGCTTTGGTAGACACAGCCAGCCAGAAAGGGGTTGAAATTCCTGTGGGCTTTGTGGATTCTATTGAGGTAGACGGGGCAGTGGCTAGAAATGTATCAGTCGCGATCGCGGGGCCTGATCTAGGTACAGGGCTACTCGGTCACGATTTCTTTGGCAACTTTGATGTCACTATTCGACGGGATATGGTTGAATTTCGAGTGCGATAG
- a CDS encoding transglutaminase domain-containing protein: MSGVRDCKFCRESSAGIRLRLKGFVYDEGAIAEKPAPMPLEPPPSTQLSPVSIGQLDPWLTTIRPFGTYALEGLSFWEDALLAVDTVRGYLLQVTVTSGDTRILNAHQTASFLDATGLAVQGDKLWFTRGGSVYYCTLKDLTPQHFVTLPYQIDGVAVWQSTVYVSSQKLGYIVIFEAATARQITRFPTPGVGSEHMTVRDEELWVSDRIEQTVYCLDRGTGEVRFSVLTPFDQPTGLAFHRHPVTGQDILYVAYAGEEPYIRDNPNADPSHELAIRDRTFIHPLHFHYYEDDRYSLSNGYLVEMSYVEELQPLEEVDLENVEWRIALPAETNRQKVRQVEAIGMPFTEELHHGQRVALFKFDTLKPGERRLLGWKALLEVWSIKYQLAPREVENAPPLSPEFQARYLVDDDELAMDTATIRWAAQAAVGTETNLLRRVLKIRNYVYDRLSYGIKPHIDTPDVVLERGIGSCGEYVGLILALARLNGIACRTVGRYKCPPYAEHQFVPLEPDFNHVWIEFYIPGFGWLPMESNPDDVVDRGPYPTRFFMGLAWYHAEMAKGVSFENVKVQGMPLSEFSDISLGDLSINHIKFKILGELAPSA, encoded by the coding sequence GTGTCTGGAGTACGAGATTGCAAATTCTGCCGAGAGAGTAGTGCTGGGATACGGTTACGTCTAAAAGGTTTTGTTTATGATGAGGGAGCCATTGCTGAAAAACCTGCACCTATGCCGCTTGAACCACCTCCATCTACTCAGCTATCCCCTGTTTCGATTGGGCAACTCGATCCGTGGTTAACGACCATTCGCCCTTTCGGTACCTATGCCCTTGAGGGGTTGAGTTTCTGGGAGGATGCCCTGCTTGCAGTAGATACAGTCCGGGGATATTTACTCCAAGTCACGGTGACCAGTGGTGACACCCGCATCTTGAATGCACATCAAACTGCAAGTTTTCTAGATGCCACGGGTTTAGCGGTTCAAGGAGACAAGCTCTGGTTTACGCGAGGCGGTAGCGTTTACTATTGCACCCTGAAAGATTTAACCCCGCAGCACTTTGTTACCTTGCCTTACCAGATTGATGGAGTAGCGGTCTGGCAATCCACTGTTTATGTGAGTTCTCAAAAACTCGGTTACATCGTGATTTTTGAGGCGGCTACAGCTCGGCAAATTACCCGATTTCCTACGCCGGGGGTAGGTAGCGAACACATGACGGTGCGGGACGAAGAACTCTGGGTCAGCGATCGCATTGAGCAAACTGTTTACTGTCTCGATCGCGGAACTGGGGAAGTTCGATTCAGTGTCCTAACCCCCTTTGACCAGCCCACAGGCTTAGCTTTTCATCGCCATCCTGTCACGGGCCAAGATATTCTCTATGTCGCTTATGCCGGAGAAGAACCCTACATTCGCGATAACCCCAATGCTGATCCATCCCATGAACTCGCCATTCGCGATCGCACGTTCATCCATCCCTTGCACTTCCACTATTACGAAGACGACCGCTACTCCCTCTCCAACGGCTATCTAGTTGAAATGTCCTATGTAGAGGAACTGCAACCTCTAGAGGAAGTGGATTTAGAAAATGTGGAGTGGCGGATTGCCCTGCCAGCAGAAACCAATCGGCAAAAGGTCAGGCAGGTGGAAGCGATCGGGATGCCGTTTACGGAAGAACTGCACCACGGGCAACGGGTGGCCCTATTCAAATTCGACACGTTGAAGCCTGGAGAGCGGCGATTATTAGGTTGGAAGGCACTTCTAGAAGTTTGGAGCATCAAGTATCAGCTTGCCCCGCGTGAAGTGGAGAACGCCCCACCATTGTCGCCAGAATTTCAAGCCCGCTACTTGGTAGATGATGATGAGTTGGCAATGGATACGGCTACCATTCGTTGGGCCGCCCAAGCCGCAGTCGGTACAGAAACTAATTTGTTGCGACGAGTTCTGAAGATTCGGAACTATGTTTACGATCGCCTCTCCTATGGCATCAAGCCGCATATTGATACTCCCGATGTTGTCTTAGAGCGGGGCATTGGTTCCTGTGGTGAATATGTCGGCTTAATTTTAGCCTTAGCCCGTTTGAATGGCATTGCTTGCCGCACCGTCGGTCGCTACAAGTGTCCACCTTACGCAGAACATCAGTTTGTCCCTTTAGAACCCGACTTTAATCACGTGTGGATTGAGTTCTATATTCCGGGGTTTGGCTGGTTACCCATGGAATCCAATCCAGATGATGTGGTCGATCGCGGCCCTTACCCAACCCGTTTCTTTATGGGCTTGGCTTGGTATCACGCTGAAATGGCCAAAGGTGTCTCCTTTGAAAACGTAAAAGTTCAAGGAATGCCACTGAGCGAATTTTCTGATATTTCACTCGGAGATCTATCGATCAATCACATCAAATTCAAAATATTAGGTGAACTCGCCCCCTCTGCGTAA
- a CDS encoding STAS domain-containing protein, translated as MPEPLTLTVSLRGTREVRDTCQLFRLTGLLDAFSEPTFRKVLTKFVEEGPKHIILDLSQIDFVDSSGLGALVQLAKKAQATEGTLQIVTNPRVTQTVKLVRLEQFLALQPSVDVALENVKSA; from the coding sequence ATTCCTGAGCCACTCACCCTGACTGTTAGCCTTAGAGGCACACGCGAAGTCAGAGATACTTGCCAACTTTTCCGTTTGACGGGCTTATTAGATGCCTTTTCTGAGCCTACCTTTCGTAAGGTGCTCACGAAGTTCGTTGAGGAAGGCCCAAAGCATATCATTTTGGATCTTTCCCAGATTGATTTTGTCGATAGTTCTGGACTGGGTGCTTTGGTGCAGCTAGCCAAAAAGGCACAAGCCACCGAAGGTACCTTGCAGATTGTCACCAATCCTAGGGTGACCCAAACTGTGAAGCTAGTTCGTCTAGAGCAGTTTTTGGCTCTGCAACCTTCAGTTGATGTCGCCTTAGAGAACGTCAAGTCAGCTTGA